Proteins from a single region of Starkeya sp. ORNL1:
- a CDS encoding (2Fe-2S)-binding protein: MPLLSMTVNGAAVTAEIDIRMLLVDFLREELRLTGTHVGCDTSQCGACTVHMDGEAVKACAVLAVQAEGARILTIEGVGTLAQLHPMQEAFREHHGLQCGFCTPGMIMAGIDISRRHGTELEVATVRSELEGNICRCTGYHNIVTAIISGARAMGDASATSHAAE; this comes from the coding sequence ATGCCTCTCCTATCCATGACGGTGAACGGCGCTGCCGTCACCGCCGAGATCGACATACGCATGCTGCTGGTCGATTTCCTGCGCGAGGAATTGCGCCTGACCGGCACCCATGTCGGCTGCGACACCAGCCAGTGCGGCGCCTGCACGGTCCATATGGATGGCGAAGCGGTGAAGGCCTGCGCGGTACTCGCGGTCCAGGCCGAGGGCGCGCGGATCCTGACGATCGAAGGCGTCGGCACGCTGGCGCAGCTCCATCCGATGCAGGAAGCCTTTCGCGAGCATCACGGCCTGCAATGCGGCTTCTGCACGCCGGGCATGATCATGGCCGGCATCGACATCTCCCGCCGGCACGGTACCGAACTGGAGGTAGCGACGGTGCGCAGCGAACTGGAGGGCAATATCTGCCGCTGCACCGGCTACCACAACATCGTCACCGCCATCATCAGCGGCGCGCGCGCCATGGGCGATGCGTCCGCCACGTCGCATGCGGCCGAGTGA
- a CDS encoding pyridoxal-phosphate dependent enzyme — MNPFELTADIADPAAYRVTVAHLRGRGIALPSFAELAQPRLMPAGRSAAAALADTSAPDPHNLFGVHWYNAAMSVAGREVPAHIELPSSVTGVPARIFVMLGRHFPLIRAHKVLAAYACLAPRLVTGRFDPTRHRAVWPSTGNYCRGGVAISRILGCRGVAVLPGGMSAERFDWLEQWVTDPADIVRTPGTESNVKEIYDACAEIGKDEANVILNQFSEFPNYLVHYAVTGAAASALFEAHREGAPALRLAAFVAGTGSAGTLGAGDRLKEEHGAKIVAMEPVECPTLLYNGFGEHNIQGIGDKHVPLIHNVTNTDIIAGVSDQASDDLALLFGSAAGRAYLMERRGLEPGLVEALGTLGLSGIANVLAAIKTARRLDLGPDDAILTIATDGAELYGSERALHLARKGGSYDQIDAAEAFGQHLLGGDADHVLELDHRDRQRVFNLGYYTWVEQQGIAIEDFERRRHQSFWKGLHAQLGAFDELIARMNRDAGVAIAA; from the coding sequence ATGAATCCGTTCGAACTGACTGCCGACATCGCCGATCCCGCCGCCTACCGCGTCACGGTTGCTCATTTGCGCGGGCGCGGGATCGCCTTGCCGAGCTTCGCCGAACTGGCGCAGCCTCGCCTCATGCCCGCCGGCCGCAGCGCCGCGGCGGCGCTGGCCGACACGAGCGCGCCCGACCCGCACAATCTGTTCGGCGTGCATTGGTACAATGCGGCGATGAGCGTCGCGGGACGCGAGGTGCCTGCCCATATCGAATTGCCGAGCAGCGTCACCGGCGTGCCGGCGCGCATCTTCGTCATGCTCGGGCGGCATTTCCCGCTGATCCGGGCGCACAAGGTGCTGGCGGCCTATGCCTGCCTCGCCCCGCGCCTCGTCACCGGGCGGTTCGACCCGACGCGCCATCGCGCGGTTTGGCCGTCGACCGGCAATTACTGCCGCGGCGGCGTCGCCATATCGCGCATCCTCGGCTGCCGCGGCGTCGCGGTGCTGCCCGGCGGCATGAGCGCGGAGCGCTTCGACTGGCTGGAGCAATGGGTCACCGACCCGGCGGATATCGTGCGCACCCCCGGCACGGAATCCAACGTCAAGGAGATCTATGACGCCTGCGCCGAGATCGGGAAGGACGAGGCCAATGTCATCCTCAACCAGTTCTCCGAATTCCCGAACTATCTCGTGCATTATGCCGTGACCGGCGCCGCCGCCTCCGCGCTGTTCGAGGCTCATCGCGAAGGCGCGCCGGCTCTCAGGCTCGCCGCCTTCGTCGCCGGCACCGGATCGGCCGGCACGCTTGGCGCCGGCGACCGGCTGAAGGAAGAGCATGGCGCGAAGATCGTCGCCATGGAGCCGGTGGAATGCCCGACCCTGCTCTATAACGGCTTCGGCGAGCACAACATCCAGGGCATCGGCGACAAGCATGTGCCGCTGATCCACAACGTCACCAACACCGACATCATCGCCGGCGTCTCCGACCAGGCCTCGGACGACCTCGCCCTACTGTTCGGCAGCGCGGCGGGCCGCGCCTATCTGATGGAGCGGCGCGGGCTTGAGCCCGGCCTCGTCGAGGCGCTCGGCACGCTCGGACTGTCCGGCATCGCCAATGTGCTGGCCGCGATCAAGACCGCGCGCCGTCTCGACCTCGGGCCGGACGACGCGATCCTCACCATCGCCACCGACGGTGCCGAACTCTATGGCAGCGAGCGCGCTTTGCATCTGGCGCGCAAGGGCGGGAGCTACGACCAGATCGATGCGGCGGAAGCGTTCGGCCAGCATCTGCTCGGCGGCGATGCCGACCATGTGCTCGAACTCGACCATCGCGACCGCCAGCGCGTGTTCAATCTCGGCTACTACACCTGGGTCGAGCAGCAGGGCATTGCGATCGAGGATTTCGAGCGCCGCCGCCACCAGTCGTTCTGGAAGGGCCTGCACGCCCAGCTCGGCGCCTTCGACGAACTGATCGCCCGTATGAACCGCGACGCCGGCGTCGCCATCGCCGCCTGA
- a CDS encoding CoA transferase subunit A: protein MSAVTPYLELRQATRERDRSLRDKVMSLEEAAKLVSNGEHVALGGCTASRTPMAMLWALIRAGTRDLTVSRSIVSTEGDLLYASGASSHIITSWFSQGIVWGVSKVMRAYTETGRARFEEWSHMAMGLRYRAGAMGVPFLPMRSMLGSGVLDRAEGARAMECPFTGETLLLVPALNPDVALIHVQRCDAFGNAQIDGLTFMDVDLAMAAKRVILTTERIVSNEQIRRAPDQTKIGFFTVDAVVEVPFGSAPHESYGLYEPFYGHMDLYAEMTARDPDAGAKAYLERFHYEPRDWADYLGRIGMAELLDARRRGSSINDD, encoded by the coding sequence ATGAGCGCCGTCACCCCTTATCTCGAACTCAGGCAGGCGACGCGCGAGCGCGACCGCAGCCTGCGCGACAAGGTGATGTCGCTGGAGGAAGCGGCGAAACTGGTCAGCAATGGCGAGCACGTCGCGCTCGGCGGCTGCACCGCTTCCCGCACGCCGATGGCGATGCTGTGGGCGCTGATCCGCGCGGGGACGCGGGACCTGACCGTCTCACGCTCCATCGTCTCCACCGAGGGCGACTTGCTCTACGCCTCCGGCGCCTCCAGCCACATCATCACCAGCTGGTTCAGCCAGGGCATCGTCTGGGGTGTCTCCAAGGTGATGCGCGCCTATACCGAGACCGGGCGGGCGCGCTTCGAGGAATGGAGCCACATGGCGATGGGCCTGCGCTATCGCGCCGGCGCCATGGGCGTGCCGTTCCTGCCGATGCGCTCGATGCTGGGCTCCGGTGTGCTCGATCGGGCGGAGGGCGCCAGGGCCATGGAATGCCCGTTCACCGGCGAGACGCTGCTGCTGGTGCCGGCGCTCAACCCGGATGTGGCGCTGATCCATGTGCAGCGCTGCGACGCCTTCGGCAACGCGCAGATCGACGGCCTGACCTTCATGGATGTCGACCTGGCGATGGCGGCGAAGCGGGTGATCCTGACCACCGAGCGCATCGTCTCCAACGAGCAGATCCGCCGCGCGCCGGATCAGACCAAAATCGGCTTCTTTACCGTCGATGCGGTGGTCGAGGTGCCGTTCGGTTCCGCGCCGCATGAAAGCTACGGCCTCTATGAACCGTTCTACGGCCATATGGACCTCTATGCCGAGATGACCGCCAGGGACCCCGATGCTGGCGCCAAGGCTTATCTTGAGCGCTTCCATTACGAGCCCCGGGATTGGGCCGATTATCTCGGCCGCATCGGCATGGCCGAACTGCTCGATGCCCGGCGCCGCGGGAGCAGCATCAATGACGATTGA
- a CDS encoding CoA-transferase, which translates to MTIEALAALPPDEARADFTASELLAVMSARLLKDGQTVFAGVGIPLLAAILAQRTHAPGLTILFEGGVIGPFVVPGRLPPSTNEQRCARRANMLVSITEVLLLLQRGYVDVGFMGGAQIDRYGNLNSSFIGDADKPRIRLPGTGGGNDIASLADMIVAMRHEKRRFVEKVDFITSPGFLDGGDSRAASGLPAGGMFRVVTDLGILGFDAQTRAMMVVALHPGVSAAQIQANTGFPLPVPADVAVTEPPTPVELTILRELDPERLYTA; encoded by the coding sequence ATGACGATTGAGGCCCTCGCCGCACTGCCGCCCGACGAGGCGCGGGCCGACTTCACCGCCTCCGAATTGCTGGCGGTGATGAGCGCGCGGCTCCTGAAGGACGGCCAGACCGTGTTCGCCGGCGTCGGCATCCCGCTGCTGGCGGCGATCCTCGCCCAGCGCACCCATGCGCCGGGGCTGACCATATTGTTCGAGGGCGGCGTGATCGGGCCGTTCGTGGTGCCGGGTCGGCTGCCGCCCTCCACCAATGAGCAGCGCTGCGCCCGGCGCGCCAACATGCTGGTCTCGATCACCGAGGTGCTGCTGCTCTTGCAGCGCGGCTATGTCGATGTCGGCTTCATGGGCGGCGCGCAGATCGATCGCTACGGCAATCTCAACTCCTCCTTCATCGGCGATGCCGACAAGCCCAGGATTCGCCTGCCCGGCACTGGCGGCGGCAACGACATTGCCAGCCTCGCCGACATGATCGTCGCCATGCGCCACGAGAAGCGCCGCTTCGTCGAGAAGGTGGATTTCATTACCAGCCCCGGCTTTCTCGACGGTGGCGACAGCCGCGCCGCCTCCGGGCTGCCCGCCGGGGGCATGTTCCGCGTGGTGACCGATCTCGGCATTCTCGGCTTCGATGCGCAGACCCGCGCCATGATGGTGGTGGCGCTGCATCCCGGCGTCTCCGCCGCGCAGATCCAGGCCAATACCGGCTTCCCGCTTCCGGTGCCGGCGGATGTCGCGGTGACCGAGCCGCCGACGCCCGTGGAGCTCACCATATTGCGCGAGCTTGATCCCGAGCGGCTCTACACCGCCTGA
- a CDS encoding TIGR03619 family F420-dependent LLM class oxidoreductase codes for MTTPAFGVAMRNFTRFPELPDAGALIDYGVRMEELGFESLWVWDHILLGTDPHFPIIDSLSLLTAVAARTTTIKIGTGVLVLPLRNPVILAKQLSSLDLISKGRLMLGAAVGWYKREFDAVGIPFERRGKIMDRNLDILRRLWTEDSVTGEWDELNLRNAVMFPKPIQKPHPPILIGGYVDVVLKRAATKGDGWLTYFYTPQGFNEAWAKISAYAEEAGRDPASLYSLNQLPIYVGDRATGMAKMTEWLHAEWDLSKGSLSTFDSAIVGTPQECAEQIAAHIACGVKKIVFVPYRYEAEQVDALARDVLPLLRG; via the coding sequence ATGACGACCCCGGCCTTCGGCGTTGCCATGCGCAACTTCACGCGCTTCCCGGAGCTGCCGGATGCCGGCGCGTTGATCGATTACGGCGTGCGGATGGAGGAGCTGGGCTTCGAGTCGCTCTGGGTCTGGGACCACATATTGCTCGGCACCGACCCGCATTTCCCGATCATCGATTCGCTGTCGCTGCTCACCGCGGTCGCCGCACGCACTACCACGATCAAGATCGGCACCGGGGTCCTGGTGCTGCCGCTGCGCAATCCGGTCATTCTCGCCAAGCAGCTCTCCTCGCTGGACCTCATCAGCAAGGGCCGGCTGATGCTGGGCGCCGCGGTCGGCTGGTACAAGCGCGAGTTCGACGCCGTCGGCATCCCGTTCGAGCGTCGCGGCAAGATCATGGACCGCAACCTCGACATCCTCCGTCGGCTCTGGACCGAGGATTCGGTCACCGGCGAATGGGACGAGCTCAATCTGCGCAATGCGGTGATGTTCCCCAAACCCATCCAGAAGCCGCATCCGCCGATCCTGATCGGCGGCTATGTCGATGTCGTGCTGAAGCGCGCCGCGACCAAGGGCGATGGCTGGCTCACCTATTTCTACACGCCGCAAGGCTTCAACGAAGCCTGGGCGAAGATCTCGGCCTATGCCGAGGAGGCCGGCCGCGATCCCGCCTCGCTCTACAGCCTCAACCAGCTGCCGATCTATGTCGGCGACCGAGCGACCGGCATGGCGAAGATGACCGAATGGCTGCACGCCGAGTGGGACCTCTCCAAGGGCAGCCTCTCGACCTTCGACAGCGCCATAGTCGGCACCCCACAAGAGTGCGCCGAACAGATCGCCGCCCACATTGCCTGCGGGGTGAAGAAGATCGTCTTCGTGCCGTACCGCTACGAGGCCGAGCAGGTCGACGCGCTGGCGCGCGATGTGCTGCCGCTGCTGCGGGGGTGA
- a CDS encoding AAA family ATPase — protein MPDTKHNANPGAGAELDPPVGEGAEQNGSREARHEKRILTVLSYDLVGSTALLGKLDIEDFEALISAFQRAAKQVVSSCSGTMRAEAGDGGIAVFPTRMGDKDAASLAIRCGLGIIEACRRVAAENGRSDLHVRVGVATSITLILKGDPVSAPDNETGAAFAMAVRLQAMARPDSVFVSDETRRLARRSHVFSNCGVHALKGFAQPERVWQALRHKREVDRFFAFGRLAGPLINRTSELALIQRCWDDAVSGHGHVILIEGEAGVGKSRLLHEVRRRTRLQRNKLLFFQCMPSNSHSSLHPLRQALQSELGQSGHAMTAQRAAEIFAAQDVRDGEVVDVFSFLLGLEGAPAELKELDPGAIRARANAAVRTALHAMCAGGPVILVVEDIHWIDLTSRQLLGELARTVPDCPALLIATTRPGSSDRLDVEHERIALAPLDHADTRRAIETLWPPGLGNVAPELVDLVERVTGGVPFFIEEVCQWLAENETLETGRLPKGASPSRISVLESVLGARLESLGPARDVARAAAAAGNRFSPALLERLLPEFDRPEIAEALEALTEAGFVVRSRPSDPPLYGFRHALIQETIYADTLRKHRQDLHRRLYASASSDRHLAGWLTTAALAEHAERGGLLEQAICAFVGAGVESSSRSAIPEARALLEHAIDLCRQVAEPGRHDELQLSAMVALGPILTAAEGPNSTYARKLYEGGVEIARRRPSAERAKWFPIYWGWWFTGSIVDGERAQAVVNDLRDVDDPEVRLQAKHCLWAVEFNRGSHDGCIAAVDAALPLYDAGQGNANATRFGGHDARVCALAHRALSEWFIGHAASALRSMAEARAWARQTGHVSSITHACINEAMLHCYRRDFAALRGVIADLRELTERHQLPSLAVSAQIFEGWCDGNACRLDEGKAKMREGLGLHGEVQTPEDEPVYCAMLAELLARSGEIDEAHALLRSAVEQAETGGSRYWLAELHRRTALLFLQAGADPGLAAAAFERSLATAATQQAVPLLIGAYETLNETRVAPELLRLYVDRVRSAEASVEPGAPLIVNPEPSLWG, from the coding sequence ATGCCGGACACCAAGCACAACGCCAATCCGGGAGCCGGGGCCGAATTGGACCCTCCGGTCGGCGAGGGTGCGGAACAGAATGGTTCTCGCGAAGCCCGCCACGAGAAGAGAATCCTGACCGTCCTGTCCTATGACCTCGTCGGCTCGACTGCCCTGCTCGGCAAGCTCGACATCGAGGATTTCGAAGCTCTGATCTCCGCGTTCCAGCGAGCCGCGAAGCAGGTAGTAAGCTCCTGCTCGGGAACGATGCGGGCAGAGGCCGGCGATGGCGGCATCGCCGTCTTCCCTACGAGGATGGGAGACAAGGACGCCGCTTCGCTGGCGATCCGATGCGGCTTGGGAATCATCGAGGCATGCCGGCGCGTCGCGGCGGAGAATGGGCGCAGCGACCTTCATGTGAGGGTCGGGGTAGCAACCTCCATCACGCTGATACTGAAAGGCGATCCAGTCTCCGCGCCGGACAATGAAACGGGCGCCGCCTTCGCCATGGCGGTTCGGCTGCAGGCCATGGCGCGCCCGGACAGCGTCTTCGTCTCCGATGAAACGCGCCGCCTGGCGCGGCGCTCCCACGTCTTCAGCAATTGCGGCGTCCATGCGCTCAAGGGCTTTGCGCAGCCCGAGCGGGTCTGGCAGGCGCTGCGCCACAAGCGCGAGGTCGACCGCTTCTTTGCCTTTGGGCGCCTCGCCGGCCCGTTGATCAATCGCACCAGCGAGCTCGCGCTCATCCAGCGGTGCTGGGACGACGCCGTTTCCGGGCACGGCCATGTCATCCTCATCGAGGGCGAAGCCGGCGTCGGCAAGTCGCGCCTTCTCCACGAGGTGCGCCGGCGCACGCGCCTGCAACGCAACAAGCTGCTTTTCTTCCAGTGCATGCCTAGCAACTCGCATTCCTCGCTCCACCCGCTCCGGCAGGCGCTCCAAAGCGAATTGGGTCAAAGCGGGCATGCGATGACGGCGCAGCGCGCCGCCGAGATCTTCGCCGCTCAGGATGTCCGCGACGGCGAGGTGGTCGACGTCTTCTCCTTTCTGCTCGGGCTGGAAGGAGCGCCGGCGGAGTTGAAGGAGCTGGATCCGGGCGCGATCCGGGCACGGGCCAATGCTGCAGTGCGCACGGCGCTGCACGCAATGTGCGCTGGCGGACCGGTGATACTCGTCGTCGAGGATATCCACTGGATCGATCTGACATCGAGGCAGCTTCTCGGCGAGCTCGCAAGGACGGTTCCGGACTGTCCGGCGCTTCTGATCGCGACGACACGACCCGGCTCCAGCGACCGGCTGGACGTCGAGCACGAACGCATCGCACTGGCGCCGCTCGATCATGCCGACACCCGGCGCGCCATCGAGACACTATGGCCGCCCGGATTGGGGAATGTCGCACCCGAGCTTGTCGACCTGGTGGAGCGCGTCACCGGCGGCGTGCCGTTCTTCATCGAGGAGGTCTGCCAGTGGCTGGCGGAGAATGAGACCCTCGAGACCGGGCGCCTGCCCAAGGGCGCCTCGCCCAGCAGGATCTCGGTACTGGAGAGCGTGCTCGGTGCGCGGCTGGAATCTCTCGGGCCCGCACGCGACGTCGCGCGCGCGGCGGCGGCGGCGGGCAATCGGTTCAGCCCCGCACTGCTGGAGAGATTGCTGCCCGAGTTTGACCGGCCTGAGATCGCCGAGGCGCTCGAAGCACTCACCGAGGCCGGCTTCGTCGTCCGTTCGAGGCCGTCCGACCCTCCGCTCTACGGCTTCCGGCACGCGCTGATCCAGGAAACAATCTACGCCGACACGCTGCGCAAGCACCGGCAAGACCTGCACCGGCGCCTCTATGCAAGTGCCAGTAGCGATCGCCACCTTGCCGGCTGGCTGACGACCGCGGCACTGGCCGAACACGCCGAACGGGGCGGACTTCTGGAACAGGCGATCTGCGCGTTTGTGGGCGCAGGGGTGGAAAGCTCGTCCCGGTCGGCCATACCGGAAGCGAGAGCGCTGCTGGAACACGCGATCGATCTCTGCCGGCAGGTGGCCGAGCCGGGCCGACATGACGAACTGCAGCTTTCCGCCATGGTCGCGCTCGGACCCATCCTGACCGCCGCCGAAGGGCCGAACTCCACATACGCCCGGAAGCTCTACGAGGGAGGCGTCGAGATCGCCCGGCGGCGACCGTCGGCCGAACGGGCCAAGTGGTTTCCCATCTATTGGGGGTGGTGGTTCACGGGATCGATCGTCGACGGCGAGCGCGCCCAGGCGGTCGTCAACGACCTGCGCGATGTCGATGATCCGGAAGTCCGGCTGCAGGCCAAGCACTGCCTGTGGGCGGTCGAATTCAACCGTGGCAGCCATGACGGCTGCATCGCGGCCGTGGACGCCGCCCTGCCGCTCTATGACGCCGGCCAGGGCAATGCGAACGCGACCCGCTTCGGCGGGCACGATGCGCGCGTGTGCGCCCTGGCACACCGGGCCCTGTCGGAGTGGTTCATCGGGCACGCGGCGAGTGCCCTGCGATCCATGGCCGAGGCCAGGGCGTGGGCCAGGCAGACCGGCCATGTCAGCAGCATCACCCATGCCTGCATCAACGAGGCGATGCTGCATTGCTACCGACGCGACTTCGCCGCCTTGCGCGGCGTGATCGCCGACCTGCGCGAGCTGACCGAGCGCCACCAGCTTCCGTCCCTCGCGGTTTCGGCGCAGATCTTCGAAGGCTGGTGCGACGGCAATGCCTGCCGCCTTGACGAGGGCAAGGCCAAGATGCGCGAGGGCCTCGGCCTGCACGGCGAGGTGCAGACGCCGGAGGATGAACCGGTCTATTGCGCCATGCTCGCGGAACTCCTGGCGCGGTCGGGCGAGATCGACGAGGCACACGCCCTGCTTCGCTCGGCCGTGGAACAGGCGGAAACCGGCGGCAGCCGCTATTGGCTGGCCGAACTGCATCGGCGAACCGCACTGCTGTTCCTTCAAGCTGGCGCGGATCCGGGTCTTGCAGCGGCAGCGTTCGAGCGCAGCCTCGCCACCGCAGCCACGCAGCAGGCGGTGCCGCTCCTCATCGGCGCCTATGAGACGCTCAATGAGACGCGCGTCGCGCCCGAGCTGCTGCGGCTTTACGTCGACCGCGTCCGATCGGCCGAGGCCTCGGTGGAACCCGGCGCGCCCCTGATCGTGAACCCCGAACCGTCGCTGTGGGGCTAG
- a CDS encoding YcaO-like family protein — MEQYSRFGPPPDATLAALMRMRETLGITRVADITGLDRVGIPVVQVTRPCSLSNTVAQGKGTSLGRAAISAILESAESFFAERTERFDIVEASAAALDLPYARFALHLRDDVPADWQDRVTAWVAADDLMGGGRHLVPLELVHTAYVVPPSPTDGIFIATTTGLAVALDTRDAVTHGVLECVERDALARAHRRHGFFQHSRIDPATIEDDGVLALLDELAAKGLLVGLWLAPSPTGVPAIWCHLLESGPRETALLHLPAEGSAAALDPAAAIIHAIHEAAQARLAAISGARDDVTRACYPKYPDWQMIAAHRRLITEGPRNIDFAALCADVPKDNQAPLPALLARLEASGVGNLFVVGLDTEPCEGLSAVRVVVPELLPLLA; from the coding sequence TTGGAGCAGTATTCCCGCTTTGGTCCGCCGCCGGATGCAACACTGGCGGCGCTGATGCGGATGCGCGAGACCCTCGGCATTACGCGCGTGGCGGACATTACCGGGCTCGATCGCGTCGGCATTCCCGTCGTCCAGGTGACGCGGCCGTGTTCGCTGTCGAACACCGTAGCTCAAGGCAAGGGGACGAGCCTCGGCCGAGCAGCGATATCGGCGATCCTTGAATCCGCCGAGAGCTTCTTCGCCGAGCGCACCGAGCGCTTCGACATCGTCGAGGCATCCGCCGCGGCCTTGGATCTGCCGTACGCGCGATTTGCGCTGCATCTTCGCGACGACGTGCCGGCCGACTGGCAGGACAGGGTGACGGCGTGGGTCGCCGCGGATGATCTTATGGGCGGCGGGCGCCACCTTGTTCCGCTGGAACTGGTGCACACGGCCTATGTCGTCCCACCGAGCCCGACGGATGGGATCTTCATCGCGACCACGACAGGACTGGCGGTCGCCCTCGATACCAGAGACGCGGTGACCCATGGCGTGCTGGAATGTGTCGAGCGCGACGCCCTGGCGCGCGCGCACCGCAGACACGGCTTCTTCCAGCACAGCCGCATCGATCCGGCGACGATCGAGGACGACGGGGTTCTGGCGCTGCTGGACGAACTCGCGGCAAAGGGCCTGCTCGTCGGCCTCTGGCTGGCGCCTTCGCCAACCGGCGTGCCCGCGATCTGGTGCCATCTGCTGGAGAGCGGTCCGCGCGAGACGGCACTGCTGCACCTCCCGGCAGAAGGCTCCGCAGCCGCGCTCGATCCGGCCGCAGCCATCATCCATGCGATCCATGAGGCGGCTCAGGCGCGGCTCGCCGCGATATCCGGTGCCAGGGACGACGTGACCCGCGCGTGCTACCCCAAATACCCGGATTGGCAGATGATCGCGGCGCACCGCCGGCTGATTACCGAAGGTCCGCGCAATATCGACTTCGCCGCGCTTTGCGCCGACGTGCCGAAGGACAATCAAGCCCCCCTGCCCGCTCTCCTCGCTCGTCTCGAGGCCAGCGGCGTGGGAAATCTGTTCGTTGTCGGCCTCGATACCGAACCTTGCGAGGGACTCTCGGCCGTTCGGGTCGTCGTTCCCGAGCTTCTTCCTCTTCTGGCGTGA
- a CDS encoding TfuA-like protein, whose translation MRPKLVFTGPTLSHADARRAADVICLPPAVQGSIVAAVQHHDPAAIVIVDGGFQTEPAVRHKEILWAISQGVAVIGAASMGALRAAELHPHMRGVGLIYRWYRRYAFAPDDAVAVLHGPEAVDFSPLTDALVDLRRTVRAARRRRLIANDVAVCLEDAARSLNFRERALERMVRAGLPARNDAEIDMCANVLRAAFVQQKKHDALQAIKLLNESPLVTTSLSHFKVTAAFLRDLEEAGLSI comes from the coding sequence ATGCGACCCAAGCTCGTATTCACCGGCCCCACGCTTTCACACGCGGACGCACGGCGTGCGGCCGACGTGATCTGCCTCCCCCCGGCCGTGCAGGGCTCCATCGTGGCCGCCGTGCAGCACCATGACCCCGCTGCCATCGTGATCGTGGATGGCGGCTTCCAGACCGAGCCGGCAGTGCGGCACAAGGAGATTCTCTGGGCGATCAGCCAGGGCGTTGCGGTCATCGGCGCCGCCAGCATGGGCGCACTGCGCGCCGCCGAGCTTCATCCCCATATGCGCGGGGTCGGCCTCATATATCGCTGGTATCGGCGCTACGCGTTCGCACCGGACGACGCGGTCGCCGTGCTCCACGGTCCTGAGGCGGTCGACTTCTCCCCACTCACCGACGCCCTTGTCGACCTGCGGCGGACGGTGCGAGCCGCGAGGCGTCGCCGGCTGATCGCCAACGACGTCGCCGTTTGCCTGGAGGATGCGGCGCGGTCCCTGAACTTCCGCGAGCGCGCGCTGGAGCGCATGGTTCGCGCCGGCCTGCCGGCCCGCAATGATGCCGAGATCGATATGTGTGCAAATGTCCTGAGGGCGGCCTTCGTCCAGCAGAAGAAGCACGACGCTCTTCAAGCAATAAAGCTTCTGAACGAAAGCCCGCTCGTGACAACATCGCTGTCCCATTTCAAGGTGACGGCGGCCTTTCTCCGAGATCTGGAAGAAGCTGGCCTGTCGATTTGA
- a CDS encoding kelch repeat-containing protein has protein sequence MDRRRFLATGFATLALGVQARAQHANHLPPLKEAPPSPAPYSRLQGGGFVHHLEPAQQAQRVFDSPASKGPPGHWIARAPLPLPRSEMAWATAWAGRMHIIGGYGEGRVDRAYHHVYDPQADRWFDAAPLPRGANHVAVAADAGQVYALGGFIEQNRNPDTNAYAYDVGADRWSSIAPLPRPRGAAAAVALNGRIHLIGGAGAPTAERASVGWHEVYDPQADQWTARKALPGARDHVGCVAHDGVIHIIGGRFNTFEYNTNLHHVYLPERDTWEERSPLPTARFGHGLVVYHDRLFAMGGEAGILNKGVPQQAKVFGQTESYDPKSDTWQQHAPMLTPRHAVGATVLGDRIYVAGGGAVLGGSLQSAVHEAFTLD, from the coding sequence ATGGATCGGCGACGCTTTCTGGCGACCGGGTTCGCGACGCTCGCGCTCGGAGTGCAAGCGCGTGCTCAGCACGCCAATCATCTGCCGCCGCTGAAGGAAGCGCCGCCCTCGCCCGCGCCGTATTCCCGGCTTCAGGGCGGCGGCTTCGTGCATCACCTCGAACCGGCGCAGCAAGCGCAGCGCGTGTTCGACAGCCCGGCGTCAAAGGGGCCGCCCGGCCATTGGATTGCCCGGGCGCCGTTGCCACTGCCGCGCAGCGAGATGGCGTGGGCGACCGCCTGGGCGGGGCGCATGCATATTATCGGCGGCTATGGCGAAGGCCGCGTCGATCGGGCCTATCACCATGTCTACGACCCGCAGGCCGATCGCTGGTTCGATGCCGCGCCGCTGCCGCGCGGCGCCAACCATGTGGCAGTCGCTGCGGATGCCGGGCAGGTCTATGCGCTTGGCGGCTTCATCGAACAGAACCGCAATCCGGACACCAACGCCTATGCCTATGACGTCGGGGCGGACCGATGGAGTTCGATCGCTCCCCTGCCCCGCCCGCGCGGCGCCGCCGCGGCGGTCGCATTGAACGGCAGGATCCACCTCATCGGTGGCGCCGGTGCGCCGACCGCGGAGCGGGCGAGCGTCGGCTGGCATGAGGTCTATGATCCACAGGCAGACCAATGGACGGCGCGGAAGGCGCTGCCCGGCGCGCGCGACCATGTCGGCTGCGTCGCCCATGACGGGGTGATCCACATCATTGGCGGTCGCTTCAACACGTTCGAATACAACACCAATCTGCACCATGTGTACCTGCCGGAGCGCGACACCTGGGAGGAGCGCTCGCCGCTGCCGACGGCGCGGTTCGGCCACGGGCTGGTGGTCTATCACGATCGCCTGTTCGCCATGGGCGGCGAGGCCGGCATCCTCAACAAGGGCGTGCCGCAACAGGCCAAGGTGTTCGGGCAGACCGAGAGCTATGATCCGAAGAGCGATACGTGGCAGCAGCATGCGCCGATGCTGACCCCGCGCCATGCGGTGGGCGCGACCGTGCTGGGCGACCGGATCTATGTGGCGGGCGGCGGCGCCGTGCTCGGCGGCTCGCTGCAATCCGCCGTCCATGAGGCTTTCACGCTGGATTGA